In the Silvanigrella aquatica genome, TTAGGATAATCGATAATTTTTTGTGAAGAAATCATAGTATTCGCATTCCATATCTGCCTCAGTGTTTCATAAGCATAAAAACTTCCCGCTGTAGAATTTGAATATATTTTAATGAGAATTATATTATTTTTATTACTTAAAATATCTATTATGTAACCTTCTTTTTTATTTTGAATATCTTCACATTTCTCATTTTGATCGCATGAAATAAATTGAATTCCAGAGTCTGAGTATTTATTCACAATATCAATATTTTCCAAATTTAAGTCTTGTATTAAAGATTTTTTTATCATTTTTGCAACTTGAAAATTATTAAAATTATTATAATAAATTTTCTTAATATCTTTAAAATTGACTTTTTTTTCATTAGGATATTTTTGCACAAAAGCGGGATTTGGAATAATAAAATTTTCATTATCAAAATTTGGTAATGAATTTTTCCAATTTTGATAGATATGATTTTTTAAATCTATTTCTACCTTTACAGGATCAAAGGACAAATTTACATAATCATGAACATCAATAGGATTCATTATTTTATTATCAATATCATATAAAAAAAAGCCCTGGGGCATGGCAGATATATTTTGTGGTGGCCACTTTGCCCCCTGAAGAACGACTCGATAGGAACGATTTTTATTTAAAGGATAATTTAATATGGGAGTCAATACAGTAAAATACCCTGCTGTTAAATCGGGTCTTTTAAAATCAGAATATTTCTCAATTTGAGGATTTCTATCGGTTTTTAAATCAGCACAGTTTATCAGATTATTTTGTTCGCAAATTTGCATTTTAATATTGGCATTAGGATCATAAAAAAAACGAAAGGAAAAAAATCCTAATTGCCAATTATTTACTGCTTGCTCATTTATATTCATATCAAACTGTGTTGTAAATGTTTGATTATCTGTTTCCCAAACATGCACGCTTGTGACAGTGATTTTTGAATTTATGCTCTCTTGATAATTAACAGAAAAAGCATAATGATTAAATAATAAACCTAACAAAATATAAAATATTTTAATTTTTTTATTCATCAAATCTAAATCTCCTTAATTTTTAAAAATGAAATTTTTATTCTATTAAAAATTAGATTATAAATTATTTTTAAAATACACTATACTAGTGATATATCTTCAGAAGAATTATTTATATTATTTTGCAAAATAAGAGGATCGATCATTTCTACATTTTCAATAACTTTATTTTCGAGAGAATCAAATAAACCAAAAATAGCTTGGCTCACAGAGTGATCGGGATAACCTATGACAATGGGTTTGACTTCAGAGTGGGACTCACGAACTTTTATGCTTGTGGGAATAAAGGGTTCTAAAATAGGAAAACCCACCTTTTTGAGATCTTGAATCATGCTGCTGGCGTGTTTTGTCCCTTTTTGAAATTGATTCACAATAATTCCTTTCACAACCAAATGCGGATTGTGATCTTGTTTAACCTCTTCAATTGTATTTTTAATTTCATGGGCAGCACGAATACTAAAAGCATCGCAATCAATAGGAATAATAATTTCATTGGCAGCTATTAGACAAGCAAGACTGAAAAAAT is a window encoding:
- a CDS encoding ParA family protein, giving the protein MSQKIRVIYNQKGGVGKTTLAVNLASCAALRGKRTLLIDSDPQGNATTYVLGSKKQPEKTLTHYYESCLHLNIFRQSIFEYITTQTKIPNLHIVACNRELEELRTKLENKHKIMKLKEGLKNNTYDHVYLDPPPANDFFSLACLIAANEIIIPIDCDAFSIRAAHEIKNTIEEVKQDHNPHLVVKGIIVNQFQKGTKHASSMIQDLKKVGFPILEPFIPTSIKVRESHSEVKPIVIGYPDHSVSQAIFGLFDSLENKVIENVEMIDPLILQNNINNSSEDISLV